A stretch of the Vigna radiata var. radiata cultivar VC1973A chromosome 7, Vradiata_ver6, whole genome shotgun sequence genome encodes the following:
- the LOC106766944 gene encoding 60S acidic ribosomal protein P3 gives MGVFTFIVRNSGGEWTAKQHSGDLESSADSSYELQRKLVQAALAVDSSGGVQSSYSPVSPSSAIFQVIVGGAVFVGGGAVAAAPAGGAAPAADAAPAAEKKEEKVEEESDEDMGLGLFD, from the exons ATGGGAGTCTTCACATTTATCGTACGCAACTCCGGCGGCGAATGGACAGCCAAACAACATTCCGGCGACCTCGAGTCCTCCGCCGACTCCTCCTACGAACTCCAACGGAAGCTCGTCCAAGCCGCTCTCGCCGTTGACTCCTCCGGCGGCGTTCAGTCCTCTTACTCTCCTGTTTCCCCTTCCTCTGCCATATTTCAG GTAATAGTGGGTGGTGCAGTATTCGTTGGAGGTGGTGCGGTTGCAGCTGCACCCGCCGGAGGTGCTGCCCCAGCTGCTGATGCTGCCCCGGCCGctgagaagaaggaagaaaaggtgGAGGAAGAGTCCGATGAGGATATGGGTTTGGGTCTCTTTGATTAG